Proteins from a genomic interval of Zingiber officinale cultivar Zhangliang chromosome 1B, Zo_v1.1, whole genome shotgun sequence:
- the LOC122043317 gene encoding glutathione S-transferase T3-like, translating to MSNEPTTPTFVPETQLFDRESPIEVVKLEKAISNTEDTRKCSSWTKIEDEVLAKSFVTISDDLIIDNDQKVDAFWGRVASYYNENLPLGSNTRSANVIRSYRSGHSDEDILRFAYEKYRSENNSVAFNLEHVWRIVKDHPMFTPQSDDHFMATKKMRTSESGASNTSSHQNVSIDLDDEDTRLMGQKATKKKGKDKVKSTMEDLAVNYNNIITKFTEYTSVKKSEVDLKQKQLKIEEIKAKVALSKSEAKNRRLKLKEYEILNKDTSQMAKEQLIIHEYLCQDIRSRWNI from the exons ATGTCGAATGAACCTACAACTCCGACTTTTGTCCCAGAGACTCAACTTTTCGACCGTGAATCCCCAATTGAGgtggtcaaattagaaaaagcaaTTTCAAATACTGAGGATACAAGAAAGTGTTCAAGTTGGACAAAGATTGAAGATGAGGTCTTAGCGAAAAGTTTTGTCACTATCAGTGATGATCTAATAATCGACAATGATCAAAAGGTGGATGCTTTTTGGGGACGTGTTGCAAGCTACTACAATGAGAATCTTCCCCTAGGTTCAAACACCAGAAGTGCAAATGTTATACG TTCATATCGAAGTGGTCACAGTGACGAAGATATATTGAGGTTTGCGTACGAAAAATATCGATCCGAAAACAATAGCGTTGCATTCAATCTCGAACATGTATGGAGAATTGTCAAAGACCATCCAATGTTTACTCCACAGTCCGATGATCACTTTATGGCCACAAAAAAGATGAGGACCTCAGAGTCAGGAGCAAGCAACACCTCCTCCCACCAAAATGTGAGTATAGACCTGGATGATGAAGATACTCGTCTAATGGGACAAaaggcaacaaaaaaaaaaggaaaagacaaagtaAAATCGACTATGGAGGATCTAGCAGTAAACTACAATAATATTATCACAAAATTCACTGAGTACACAAGCGTGAAGAAGTCTGAAGTCGATTTGAAACAAAAACAACTCAAAATAGAGGAGATTAAGGCAAAAGTTGCCTTGTCCAAATCTGAAGCTAAGAATCGTCGCTTGAAGTTGAAGGAATACGAAATATTGAACAAAGACACCTCACAGATGGCAAAGGAGCAGCTTATTATACATGAATATCTATGCCAGGATATTAGGTCGAGATGGAATATCTAA